GTTAGTCCCATAATGTAAATCAGAATTACAAATCCATCAGAGTTATTATTTAAGGCATTCAACAGTGATGCCAAAGTGTTGACATGAAGAGCGGGTGTTATTCCAGTTAAAGTTCCAGCTAAGAGCCCAAGCAGGAATTCTCCAAGCATATGTCCTCCCCTGAGAGCAGTTCAAGAGCTGGCTTTTCTCTATAAGTTGTGTAAACCCCAAAAGCTGTAACTGTTTGATTCTCCTTAAACTCAAGGTTTAATGACTTTTTAAGCTTCAGCAAAATCCAGCAATCACCATTTGTAATATTCGCCAATCCAAAACCGTTTTTATAAATTTTAACCCAAGAAACTTTTCCTTCAATTTTGATTATTCCTGCTCGTTCTGGACTGCATATTGAATTTTCAAGCTTTTCCCTTGGGAGCTTAACCGAACAGTTTAGGCACACAAGGGATCTTTCCCTTCTAAGAGCTTCAAATTTTATTATATCTCCAATTCTTGCAGAGAACGAGTATAATTTTAGATCAGTACAATTTAAACCCAAACTTCTACCAGATTTGACGACCTGACAACTTCCGTAGACTATATCACCAACATTCTCTTCTCCGAGTGGTTTTCTCTTAGCTTTCCCAATTAATTTAACGTCATCTGGACTGTTTACATAAAGAGTAAGTGTGGAATAAAGCCGTGCAATTCCTAAGATTTCGACTTTATCTCCAAGATTCAGAGAAAACTTATATGGAAGATAAACCTTAACCTTTTCTTTTCCGTTCCATATCACTGTCGGCGTTCCGTTGTTTATGACCACTCCAACAACTCTATAAGGAAAACCATCCTTTGGTTCTGCCAAAAAATCCCCCACTTCAAAGCTGAGAATGTAAAATGTATTCCCGTAAAGTACGCCCTTAGCATTCACTTCAGCTCCTTTTTGGATGTTTAAGCATTTGTTAAGTTTCACTTTTTGAGGAATGAGAATGTAGCAGTTGTAATCTACCCAATAAACTCCAGATAAATTGGAAATAAGCAGTTCTTCAGCACTTCCATTTGCAATCTCTAGTGGATACAAAGCTCTCCTCTCTTTGTCAGTTAATTTCCCTCTGATAGTGTAAATTCTGCCCTCTGTTAAATTTCTGTAAACCATGACAGTTTCATATCCATTCGTAAGCACACTAAAATCACCTTTAGAGTAGACACAAAGACCAGTAAAAACTACTGTATCTCCCTTTTGAGCACTTTTAAGGCTTGTATACTCATCATGTCCAATAACATACACAGCACCCAGCATAATCAGAGAAGCCAATATTACTACCATGACATATATTTTTTGCTTAACCATGATAGTAAGTAAATATACAACTTTAAAAAGTTTTCTTTTAACAATGGTGTTGACAGTAAGATTGGCAGTAACCGGGAGGTAATTAAACGAGTACAGCAACCATAATAGAAAATCAGAGTTGGAGCTTAATTCCAGATTCCGTTATTTCATAAGGTACCCAAGAAAGAACATGTTTAGTTCTTCTCATCCCATAGACTCTTAGATACCTTCTGAGAGTCATATTTTCTTCTATTAATCTCATTTCAATTATTCCATCAACTATTGCTTTGACCATCATCTCAACATGAGGCTCTTCAATTCCAGAGTTCATTTCTAATATCCACACTTGTTTGTGTCTATGAGCAAACTCTTTTAAATCTTCCAAGAATTTGTATATTTGCTTTTTATCCGTTTCAAAGAATATGGGAGTTAAAGATGATATTACTCCAGTTATCATTGGAGGGTTCTTTTGAGATAAAATCTTTAGGGTTATATCTTTTATAGCATCAATAAGCTGGGTTGTGTCCGTGATATCAGTAACGACAGCTTCATCGAAAGTGAACCTAGGGGTGCCTCTCAATCTTTGGCTGTAGGCATCAAGCACGAAGAATGTATCCTCAAGATATGGCATAAAATCCCATCCAAAACTAAGAGCATTACTTACAAATTCATATTTTGAGATATCAACGAGTATACCAATTGTAGGATACCCCATAGCTAGCTGCGTGTGAATAAACTGGCTGATAAAAGTTGTTTTTCCAGATTTTGGATCACCAATAAGCAGAATAACGCTCCCTTTGGGGATGCCCCCCATTATGAGATCATCTATTATCCCTGTTGACACTCTTTCCACGTGTTTTTCGACTTCCTCGTATACTTCAAAGAGACTTTGATCCAATGCCAGAACACCCCCAAGCAAAAACTTGGTCTAGTAGATTTCTCCACTTGGATAAACAACTATCCCGTGGCTAGTTATTTCAAAGGGATATTTTCTCATTGAGTGTTTTGTTTCACGCATTTTCCTAATAAGCAGATACCTCTTCAGCTCAATGTTTCTCTCTTGAAGATCAAGGATAACAACACCCCTCGCTATGTACTCCTCAATTCCATATCTGCTTATTCTTCCAGCACTTGGGTCAGGAGCCTCAGTTGTCAAAATTGTTGTGACCCCCATTTCTAGGAGGATTGTATTTAATTTCAGGAGAACTTCCCTAATCTGCTTTTCTTCTTTGAGTCTAAACGCTATTGATGGAATAGAGTCAATAACTAATCGCTTTGCATTTATACTTTTGACAACTCTATAAATATACCTCAGGAACTGATCGATATTGAACTTATCCTCAAGAGCAAACTTTTCTTCTGAGGGCAGGCCAACACTTGAACTGACACCATCGACAATAGCAATCAATCCCTGCTCCTCATATTTTTTAAAATCCCAACCAAAAGAGCGCATTTCTCTTCTAAGATCTTTTGCTCTTTCCTCTAAGGTAACAAAAACTCCGGGTTCTCCATACTCCTCTGCACCTTTATATATAAACTGCGCTCCAAAAGTTGTTTTACCAGTACCTGTACCACCCGTTACTAGGACAGTTGTATTTTCAGGGAAACCTCCTTCAATTAGCTCGTCAAACCCAGGAATACCACTTTTGACTCTTTTCACCGTATAAGGTTCGATCATCTCAATCACCCGGTAATATTGATATTACAACATTTAGCTCTTATTAAGTTTTATCTTTCCCCATCTTGTTATGACTAATTTATTTTGGACTGTTAAGCAATATAAAATTTTTGGAGTAAAGTTTCAGATTTTCTGCACTTTCTGCAATCTCAATTGTTAATTTTACAAATTTAGGGAATATCCACAAAAAAGAAGGCAATGATAGATACCATGAGGTAATCTTTTTAGAGAGCATAAGAGTTTTATGCCCAAACTAACAACCTCCTTAAGGTGAGGTCATGCTAGATCCCTTTGGAAAGAGAGCAAGGGAGATATTAAAAGAATTTGAAAACATCAACAGCTTCTTAGAGATTATTCCAACATATCTAGATATAAATCTGGCATTAGAACGAGTTGTATGGTTA
This DNA window, taken from Thermococcus sp. M39, encodes the following:
- a CDS encoding RAD55 family ATPase, yielding MDQSLFEVYEEVEKHVERVSTGIIDDLIMGGIPKGSVILLIGDPKSGKTTFISQFIHTQLAMGYPTIGILVDISKYEFVSNALSFGWDFMPYLEDTFFVLDAYSQRLRGTPRFTFDEAVVTDITDTTQLIDAIKDITLKILSQKNPPMITGVISSLTPIFFETDKKQIYKFLEDLKEFAHRHKQVWILEMNSGIEEPHVEMMVKAIVDGIIEMRLIEENMTLRRYLRVYGMRRTKHVLSWVPYEITESGIKLQL
- a CDS encoding ATPase domain-containing protein, with amino-acid sequence MIEPYTVKRVKSGIPGFDELIEGGFPENTTVLVTGGTGTGKTTFGAQFIYKGAEEYGEPGVFVTLEERAKDLRREMRSFGWDFKKYEEQGLIAIVDGVSSSVGLPSEEKFALEDKFNIDQFLRYIYRVVKSINAKRLVIDSIPSIAFRLKEEKQIREVLLKLNTILLEMGVTTILTTEAPDPSAGRISRYGIEEYIARGVVILDLQERNIELKRYLLIRKMRETKHSMRKYPFEITSHGIVVYPSGEIY